In Salvelinus sp. IW2-2015 linkage group LG23, ASM291031v2, whole genome shotgun sequence, a genomic segment contains:
- the LOC111950704 gene encoding rho-related GTP-binding protein RhoG codes for MQSIKCVVVGDGAVGKTCLLISYTTGAFPKEYIPTVFDNYSSQVTVDGRSISLNLWDTAGQEEYDRLRTLSYPQTNIFIICFSISSPASYENVKLKWHPEVSHHCPGVPVLLVGTKSDLRNDEETQRKLKEQSQSPVTHHQGAGLARQIQAARYLECSALNQDGIKEVFAEAVRAFLSPQHTTSKRSCRLL; via the exons ATGCAGAGCATTAAGTGTGTGGTGGTGGGCGATGGTGCTGTAGGGAAGACCTGTCTGCTCATCTCCTACACAACCGGAGCCTTCCCCAAGGAATATATACCCACCGTGTTTGACAATTATAGCAGCCAG gtgaCAGTAGACGGGCGCTCCATCAGTCTGAACCTGTGGGACAcggcgggtcaggaggagtacGACCGCCTGAGGACCCTGTCCTACCCTCAGACCAACATCTTCATCATCTGCTTCTCCATCTCCAGCCCCGCTTCCTATGAGAACGTCAAACTCAAGTGGCACccagag GTGTCCCACCACTGCCCCGGTGTGCCTGTCCTCCTGGTAGGCACTAAGAGTGACCTGCGTAACGACGAGGAGACCCAGCGCAAGCTGAAGGAGCAGAGCCAATCTCCTGTCACTCATCACCAGGGGGCGGGACTGGCCCGTCAGATCCAAGCCGCCCGCTACCTGGAGTGTTCCGCCCTCAACCAGGATGGGATCAAAGAGGTGTTCGCTGAGGCCGTCCGAGCCTTCCTCAGCCCACAGCACACCACCAGCAAGAGGtcctgtaggctactgtag